CCATCTGGATGCGCTGCATGCCTGCCATTGCACATCGCTGCCGGCAAAACTCGCCCTTGCTGCCTATTGTCCCCTGCAGGAGACCGGCGTGGGGATGAGGATTGAATGGTAAGATCCCGTTGTTAGCCCTTCCGGGCCGGCAGTTCCGGGACGATTGCATAGAAGACGCCCCGTTCCATCCGGTGCGATGATATTTTCCCGTCCCGCTCAAAAGAACCGAGGATCTCTGTCACCTCGTCCCCGGAAAGCCCGGTCACCCGGACAAGGTCTTCCACGGTAGCGGGACGCCGGCAGAGCATGGCATACATCAGGTCTGCGGCAGCCGTCCGCCCCATCACGCCCGGTGAGACCGGCGGGGTCGTACCGGCGATTCCTATTCCCGTGGTGCCGAGAACCGTTCGCACCCGTTCGAGTTCGCTGGCGGATGCTGCCCGGACCCAGGTGTCCGCCGGCGGCCGGTCGAGGGTGTTGAGCTGGATATAATCGGGCCGGATACGGCCGATTGCTGCCTTGAGCCCGGCCAGTTCTTCGTCCGTGGTATTCAGGCCGGGGATAATGAAAAGTTCGAGCCAGAGCTGCCCGGTATAGCGTTTCCGGAAGCTGACCATCCCGTCGATGATATCCGCTATCTTCAGGGACGGGTCCGGGTGGTGGATGCGTTCGAAGGTCTGCTGCGAGACCGAGGAGAGGGTCGGGATCACCCGGTCGGCGGGCAAAAGCTCGTCCTGTACGGCCGTGTCCGAAAGCAGGCTCCCGTTCGTGAGCACGCTTACGGTATATTCCGGGAATTCCCGTTTGATCGCGGCAATGACAGGGCCCAGGGCAAGCGAGAGGGTCGGTTCCCCGGAGCCGGCAAAGGTGATCGAATCGAGCGCCGGCCGTGTGGAGAGCACCCTGCGGAGCTCTGCCATCACCACCCCTGCCGGGACGAACTCCTGACGGGCCAGCGTCATTTCCGTGGTGTGGCCGCACTCGCAGTAGGCACAATCATAGGAGCATACCTTGAACGGGACGAGGTCAACGCCCAGGGAAAGGCCCAGCCGGCGCGAAAGCACCGGGCCAAAGATATGTCGCTGCATCACAACTCCCGATCGTTTCCCTGCCGGGGGTATTTGCCCCCGATCCTTTTTAGATCCAGATAGGCTGACAGGGTTTGAATGGCTTGTGCTCCGGGAACCGATCCGCTGCACGGCAGTCTTACAAAAAGATGCCCGGATCGCAAACTCACACCCTAATCCAAAAAAAAATACCGCCCGGCTGTTTTCAGGTCTTTCCTGGAACGCCGGAGCGGGAGAAAAAAAGAAAAAAAATTTGGTTTGGGGACGTTGCCGTGCTTACCTTGCGGGGATGATGAGCGAGCGCTCGCCAGCGGGCATGAACTCGCGGATTGCACCCTTTGCGAACTCGCGGCGGGGTTCGGCAAAGTCGAACTTGAGCGACGGGTCAGCGAACGTGATCTTGATCAGCGGGGACAGGACCCATGCATCCTGGCGGCCGTAGTGGGCTGCGGATGCAATGGCTGCGTACTCTCCCTGGTGACCGACGTTCATTGCGTAGTTCGGGTAGTTCGGGCCACGGAGCTCACCGACACAGCCCTCGTCGGGCCGGACAGAGAGTGAGTTTGCGGAACCGCACTGGTCCTGCAGGTCGTAGCCGAAGAAGCCGAGACGTGACCAGCCTTCCTTGTGGGCGAGCATGGACATGTACCATCCGTTCAGGCCGGCGTTGGAGTTTGCCGTGGCCAGAGAGGTGGAGATACCGGATGCTGCTGCAAGGACGGATGCACGCTGGGAACCGCCGAAGTGGTCCTCGAGCGTGGTCGGGAACTGTTCGTACTGCTCCATACCGTAGAGGGTAACCTCGGTTGCAATATCGTTGACGACTTCCTGGGTAGCCTTTGCCTTTGCAATGCCGCCGTGCTTGGACTTGATATAGTCAAGACCATAGTAGCAGAAGTCATCGAGGATGTTGTCGGTGTATGCAGCGGTTGCATACTGGGTGAATCCGACACCGCCGGACATGTAGCTGCCCAGCCAGATCTGGTCGAAGAGCATCGTACCGCCGCCGACCA
This window of the Methanoregula sp. UBA64 genome carries:
- a CDS encoding radical SAM protein, giving the protein MQRHIFGPVLSRRLGLSLGVDLVPFKVCSYDCAYCECGHTTEMTLARQEFVPAGVVMAELRRVLSTRPALDSITFAGSGEPTLSLALGPVIAAIKREFPEYTVSVLTNGSLLSDTAVQDELLPADRVIPTLSSVSQQTFERIHHPDPSLKIADIIDGMVSFRKRYTGQLWLELFIIPGLNTTDEELAGLKAAIGRIRPDYIQLNTLDRPPADTWVRAASASELERVRTVLGTTGIGIAGTTPPVSPGVMGRTAAADLMYAMLCRRPATVEDLVRVTGLSGDEVTEILGSFERDGKISSHRMERGVFYAIVPELPARKG